In Raphanus sativus cultivar WK10039 chromosome 5, ASM80110v3, whole genome shotgun sequence, the following proteins share a genomic window:
- the LOC130494541 gene encoding pentatricopeptide repeat-containing protein At5g65560 has translation MIRRIQPNRDATFPGSVSSVVTRVSKDVHRTFCSVSPLIRTPEQSDPNSSIPHRLLSILTKPNWHKSPSLKQMLPSIRPSHVSSLFSLDLDPKTALNFSHWISQSPRFKHSVYSYASLLSLLANSNNGYAAVAFKIRSLMIKRCESAGDALFVLDICRKMNKDGSFIVKLRVECYNTLLNSLARFGLVDEMEKLYTEMMSEEEGEVSPNVYTYNKMVFGYCKIGNVVKAKEYVSKIVEAGLEPDFFTDTSLVMGYCRSKDLDSAFKVFEEMASKGFRRNEVAYTHLIHGLCVARKVDEAMELFARMKEDDDDNNCRPTVRTYTVLINALCGSKRKSEALDLRKEMSERGITPNIHTYTVLISSSCGECKFEEARELLGDMVEKGLMPNVVTYNALINGYCEQGRMEDALDVVELMESRNVSPNTRTYNELIHGFGKKNVHKAMGVFHKMIERRVAPSVVTYNSLIDGQCRSGNFDSAYRLLSLMKGRGLVPDQWTYNSFIDSLCKRKRVEEARQLFDSLEGEGVVDANVVMYTALIDGYCKSDKLEEAKLILEKMLSRSCLPNTSTFNALIHGLCTDEKLSEAMLLEKKMVEKGLQTTVITDTILIHRMLKEGEFDHAERRFQEMLLSGTTKPDAHTYTAFIQSYCSAGKLKEAEDMMAKMKEDGVYPDSITYSSLIKGYGDQGLTDSAFDVLKRMTDDGCEPSHHTFLSLIKHLVEMKHGKENDLCLTSNVIEFDIVVELLDKMVEHGVTPNARSYEMLIKGICEAGNLRVAEKVLERMQEEEGISSPSESVFNALLSCCCKLEMYKEAAKVVDEMICVGQLPQLESCKILICGLYKKGENERGVWVFKNLLRCGYYHDEIAWKIVVDGVGKQGLVEAFNELFTVMEESGCKFSSHTYALLREGPPNST, from the coding sequence ATGATCCGTCGAATACAACCAAACCGTGACGCAACCTTCCCCGGTTCGGTATCCTCCGTAGTCACGAGAGTCTCCAAAGATGTTCACCGGACGTTTTGCTCCGTTTCCCCGCTCATACGCACGCCTGAACAATCCGACCCGAACAGCAGCATCCCTCACCGTCTCCTGTCGATCCTCACCAAACCCAACTGGCACAAGTCTCCGTCTTTAAAACAAATGCTCCCGTCGATACGCCCTTCCCACGTCTCCTCCCTCTTCTCCCTCGATCTAGATCCCAAAACGGCTCTCAACTTCTCCCACTGGATCTCGCAGAGCCCCAGGTTCAAGCACAGCGTCTACTCCTACGCGTCTCTCCTCTCCCTCCTCGCGAACAGCAACAACGGGTACGCGGCGGTCGCGTTCAAGATCAGGTCCCTGATGATAAAGCGATGCGAATCGGCTGGAGATGCTCTGTTCGTTTTGGACATATGCAGGAAGATGAATAAAGACGGAAGCTTTATTGTTAAGCTTAGGGTTGAGTGTTACAACACGCTGTTGAATTCGTTGGCTAGATTCGGATTGGTTGATGAAATGGAGAAGCTTTATACGGAGATGATGTCGGAGGAGGAAGGTGAGGTTTCTCCGAACGTTTACACTTATAACAAGATGGTTTTTGGGTACTGCAAGATTGGGAATGTGGTCAAGGCGAAGGAGTATGTGAGTAAGATCGTTGAAGCTGGTTTGGAACCTGATTTTTTCACTGATACCTCTTTGGTGATGGGTTACTGTCGGAGTAAGGATTTGGATTCTGCTTTTAAGGTTTTCGAGGAGATGGCTTCGAAAGGTTTCAGGAGGAACGAGGTCGCGTACACTCACCTTATACACGGTCTTTGCGTAGCGAGGAAGGTCGACGAAGCGATGGAGCTCTTTGCGAGAATGaaggaggatgatgatgataataacTGTCGTCCGACGGTTCGGACTTATACTGTGCTTATAAACGCGTTGTGTGGATCGAAACGGAAGTCAGAAGCTCTTGACCTGCGTAAGGAGATGTCGGAGAGAGGTATTACTCCGAATATTCACACTTACACGGTGCTTATCAGCAGTTCGTGTGGTGAGTGTAAGTTCGAGGAAGCGAGGGAGTTGCTTGGCGATATGGTGGAGAAAGGGTTGATGCCGAACGTGGTCACTTACAATGCGCTGATCAATGGGTACTGTGAGCAGGGGAGGATGGAAGACGCGCTAGACGTTGTGGAGTTGATGGAGTCGCGTAACGTCAGTCCGAATACGCGCACTTACAATGAGTTGATACACGGGTTTGGTAAGAAGAACGTGCACAAAGCGATGGGGGTGTTTCATAAGATGATTGAGCGTAGAGTGGCTCCTAGCGTTGTCACTTACAACTCGTTGATCGATGGACAGTGTAGATCCGGTAATTTCGATAGTGCGTATAGATTGCTTAGTTTGATGAAGGGTAGAGGATTGGTTCCGGATCAGTGGACGTATAATAGTTTCATAGATTCTTTgtgtaaaagaaaaagagtagaagAAGCTCGCCAACTGTTTGATTCTCTCGAAGGGGAAGGTGTGGTAGATGCAAACGTGGTGATGTACACTGCATTGATCGATGGATACTGCAAGTCTGATAAACTAGAAGAAGCTAAACTGATCCTCGAGAAAATGCTGAGCAGGAGTTGCTTGCCGAACACGTCGACTTTCAACGCCCTGATTCACGGCTTATGCACCGATGAAAAATTAAGCGAAGCGATGTTGTTAGAGAAGAAAATGGTGGAGAAGGGTCTGCAGACTACAGTCATTACGGATACGATCTTGATCCATAGAATGCTGAAGGAAGGGGAGTTTGATCACGCTGAGAGACGTTTCCAGGAGATGTTGTTATCTGGGACGACAAAGCCTGATGCGCATACTTACACAGCGTTCATTCAAAGCTACTGTAGCGCGGGGAAGCTGAAAGAAGCTGAGGATATGATGGCGAAGATGAAGGAAGATGGTGTTTACCCTGATTCCATCACGTACTCGTCTCTGATTAAAGGTTACGGCGATCAAGGGCTGACAGATTCTGCGTTTGATGTCCTCAAGCGTATGACTGATGATGGTTGTGAGCCTTCTCATCATACGTTTTTGTCTCTGATTAAACATCTTGTAGAGATGAAACATGGGAAAGAGAACGATCTCTGTCTGACGTCTAATGTGATTGAGTTTGACATTGTTGTCGAGCTTCTTGACAAAATGGTAGAGCACGGTGTTACTCCCAACGCCAGATCCTATGAAATGCTGATCAAAGGGATCTGCGAGGCCGGGAACCTCAGAGTTGCGGAAAAGGTGCTTGAGCGCATGCAAGAGGAGGAAGGAATATCATCACCGAGTGAGTCTGTTTTCAATGCTCTGCTTAGCTGTTGCTGCAAACTGGAAATGTACAAGGAAGCAGCGAAGGTGGTAGATGAAATGATCTGCGTTGGTCAGCTACCGCAACTAGAGTCTTGCAAAATCTTGATATGTGGGCTGTATAAAAAGGGAGAAAACGAGAGAGGGGTTTGGGTTTTCAAGAATTTGCTTCGGTGTGGTTATTATCATGATGAAATAGCTTGGAAGATCGTTGTTGATGGTGTTGGGAAGCAGGGACTGGTGGAGGCGTTTAATGAACTGTTCACCGTCATGGAGGAAAGTGGCTGCAAGTTCAGCTCTCATACATATGCGCTGCTAAGGGAAGGACCTCCTAATAGCACGTAA
- the LOC108859108 gene encoding uncharacterized protein LOC108859108, which produces MALLGDDGRGFDLAKRLEATGVWRTWLGDSIYLSFNHYLSSPSSWEAFMRVDESKSRAQIQLQLRVRALLYDKATVSLFLRSNSISASSASSDVSKLNHNYLQLHGDDVYYTLENASPEGGFQRDGGLRHNQSLPKSLSKPSFNSGRRGSESDFSNLAQRSRFEELPDTWYTQFIPRCGFKYGLSVGGQDSDKRTPEEMSTYLRVVDIHKRKRAPFLEDRSGGGGSSGRMGRSNMHPSSGFDGSSSDDDILLLPETMFRMNCVPETALSPVARAQDDDVRTEFYGVLDTLPQVTTRSHAMIERLGMMPEYLRMEERGVLRRKKAEKMGFSDEQAAQLSRKVVARMLLTMGFEGATEVPVDVFSQLVSRHICKLGRILKVLTDSYKKECSAVQLIKMFLNTTGYSNLGGLAELVKDGTRMIHHPQNQKHPQVLQQQLHMQQQAPPRLPQQIQRQMHPQMQQMVNPQSLQQQQQLLERMRKRQVTSPRPNMDMEKDRPLVQVKLENPSEMGVDGNAFNPMNPRHQQQIHQQFRQQQQIAAMSNMQQQQQQPGYNQFRQLASMQIPQMQTTTTGTVRAQPVKVEGFEQLMGGDSSLKHETEDKMRSPPTK; this is translated from the exons ATGGCGCTTCTCGGCGACGACGGCCGAGGCTTCGATCTGGCGAAGAGGCTTGAAGCTACCGGAGTATGGCGGACATGGCTCGGCGATTCCATCTACTTATCATTCAACCACTACCTCTCCTCACCTTCTTCCTGGGAAGCTTTCATGCGCGTTGACGAATCCAAGTCTAGGGCTCAGATTCAGCTCCAGCTCCGCGTTCGCGCCCTTCTTTACGACAAGGCAACCGTCTCACTCTTCCTCCGATCCAACTCAATCTCCGCCTCCTCAGCTTCCTCCGATGTTTCGAAGCTCAATCATAATT ATTTACAGCTGCACGGTGATGACGTGTACTACACTTTGGAGAACGCTTCTCCTGAAGGTGGGTTTCAGCGAGACGGTGGGCTTCGCCACAACCAGAGTTTGCCTAAG AGCTTATCCAAGCCAAGTTTTAACTCTGGGAGGAGAGGTAGTGAGTCTGATTTCAGCAATCTTGCGCAAAGGTCCAGGTTTGAGGAGTTGCCCGACACTTGGTACACTCAGTTTATTCCAAGGTGTGGTTTTAAATATGGGTTGTCTGTTGGAGGACAAGACTCTGACAAACGCACACCTGAAGAGATGTCTACTTACCTCAGAGTCGTTGATATTCATAAGAGAAAGCGCGCACCTTTTTTAGAAGATCGAAGTGGCGGAGGCGGAAGCTCGGGCCGCATGGGTAGATCTAATATGCATCCTAGCTCCGGATTCGATGGAAGTAGTTCGGATGATGATATACTTCTTCTTCCGGAGACGATGTTTAGAATGAACTGTGTACCCGAGACTGCCCTTTCGCCAGTTGCGAGAGCACAAGACGATGATGTTAGAACAGAGTTCTACGGGGTACTTGATACGCTACCTCAAGTTACCACCAGGAGTCATGCTATGATCGAGAGGCTTGGGATGATGCCTGAGTACCTTAGAATGGAAGAACGAGGCGTTTTGCGCCGTAAGAAAGCTGAAAAGATGGGTTTTAGTGACGAACAAGCTGCTCAGCTGTCACGGAAAGTTGTTGCACGCATGCTTTTGACCATGGGATTTGAAGGTGCAACAGAGGTTCCCGTTGATGTCTTCTCTCAGTTGGTCAGCCGACATATCTGTAAATTAGGCCGTATTCTGAAGGTTCTTACTGACAGTTACAAAAAGGAGTGTTCAGCGGTGCAGTTGATTAAGATGTTCTTAAATACTACGGGATACAG TAATCTTGGGGGTTTAGCAGAGCTTGTTAAGGATGGTACTAGGATGATTCATCACCCCCAAAATCAGAAACACCCACAAGTGCTTCAGCAACAGTTACATATGCAGCAACAAGCTCCTCCGCGGTTACCGCAGCAA ATCCAGCGGCAAATGCATCCACAGATGCAGCAAATGGTTAATCCTCAATCTttacagcagcagcagcaacttCTAGAGAGAATGCGTAAACGTCAAGTTACATCACCGAGACCTAATATGGATATGGAAAAAGATCGGCCGCTGGTTCAGGTAAAGCTTGAGAATCCTTCTGAAATGGGAGTAGATGGAAATGCCTTCAACCCTATGAACCCAAGACACCAGCAACAGATACATCAGCAGTTCAGGCAGCAGCAACAGATTGCTGCAATGTCGAATATgcaacagcagcagcaacaaccgGGCTATAACCAATTCAGGCAATTGGCTTCAATGCAAATTCCACAAATGCAAACAAC TACAACAGGAACGGTCAGAGCTCAACCCGTAAAGGTTGAGGGATTCGAACAACTTATGGGAGGAGACTCTTCTCTTAAACATGAGACGGAGGATAAGATGAGATCTCCACCTACCAAGTAG
- the LOC108861223 gene encoding receptor-like cytosolic serine/threonine-protein kinase RBK1 — protein MAVEEMEKKKIKGSNEKTEAEDPSPRCVLEIPVTSSDSDNSSSCSPDKSLSSSPSTNGRQWNKMIESIKKKSMRRFSVIPLLASYELTRKNMRRKQPKLSSSSPSPDNVFDCGQFLVAKPSWRNFTYDELVAATDGFNTENMIGKGGHAEVYKGVLRDGETVAIKKLTRHGNEAEERVSDFLSELGMIAHVNHPNAAKLRGFSSDRGLHFVLEYAPHGSLASLLFGSEEECLDWKKRYRVALGIADGLSYLHNDCPRRIIHRDIKASNILLNHDYEAQISDFGLAKWLPENWPHHIVFPIEGTFGYLAPEYFMHGIVDEKTDVFAFGVLLLEIITGRRAVDTASRQSIVMWAKPLLEKRSVEEIVDPKLGNEFEATEMKRVMETASMCIHHVPTMRPDMNRLVQLLRGGGGEDRLAETTQLISRRKSLDGCDLQDHTSSSYLNDLTRHRQLLME, from the exons ATGGCCGTTGAAG aaatggagaagaagaagatcaaaggAAGCAACGAAAAAACAGAGGCGGAGGATCCATCGCCGAGATGCGTGCTCGAGATACCAGTAACGAGCTCTGATTCCGACAACAGCAGCTCCTGCTCTCCTGATAAATCGTTGTCGTCGTCGCCGTCAACGAACGGACGTCAGTGGAACAAGATGATCGAGTCGATCAAGAAGAAATCGATGAGGAGATTCTCTGTGATCCCTCTCCTCGCCAGCTACGAGCTCACGCGGAAGAACATGAGGCGGAAACAGCCGaagctatcatcatcatctccttctCCGGATAACGTGTTCGACTGCGGCCAGTTCCTCGTCGCTAAACCCTCGTGGCGTAATTTCACTTACGATGAGCTCGTTGCCGCCACCGACGGTTTTAATACTG AGAATATGATAGGGAAAGGAGGACATGCGGAGGTGTACAAAGGAGTTTTACGTGACGGAGAGACGGTGGCGATCAAGAAGCTTACGAGGCACGGTAACGAAGCAGAAGAGAGAGTCAGCGACTTCTTGTCGGAGCTAGGGATGATCGCACACGTTAACCACCCAAACGCAGCTAAGCTTCGAGGTTTCAGCAGCGATCGTGGTTTGCATTTTGTGCTCGAGTACGCTCCTCACGGCTCTCTCGCTTCTCTTCTCTTTG GGTCTGAGGAGGAGTGTTTGGATTGGAAGAAACGGTATAGAGTTGCTTTGGGTATAGCTGATGGTTTGAGTTATCTTCACAACGATTGCCCTCGACGTATTATCCACCGTGACATTAAAGCTTCCAACATTCTTCTTAATCATGACTACGAAGCTCAGATATCAGACTTCGGACTTGCTAAGTGGCTCCCAGAGAACTGGCCTCATCACATTGTTTTCCCCATCGAAGGCACATTCGG GTATCTAGCACCAGAGTATTTTATGCATGggattgttgatgagaagacggATGTGTTTGCGTTCGGAGTGTTGCTTTTAGAGATCATAACTGGTCGTCGAGCTGTTGATACAGCTAGCAGGCAAAGTATAGTTATGTGGGCGAAACCGCTTCTGGAGAAGAGGAGCGTGGAGGAAATAGTTGAtcctaagctagggaatgagtTTGAGGCAACGGAGATGAAAAGAGTGATGGAAACAGCTTCGATGTGCATACACCATGTGCCCACTATGCGTCCTGATATGAACCGG TTGGTGCAGCTACTgcgtggaggaggaggagaggacAGGTTAGCTGAGACGACGCAACTGATATCAAGAAGAAAGAGTCTCGACGGGTGTGACTTACAAGATCACACATCTTCCTCGTATCTTAATGATCTCACTCGGCATAGACAACTATTGATGGAGTGA